The Triticum aestivum cultivar Chinese Spring chromosome 5A, IWGSC CS RefSeq v2.1, whole genome shotgun sequence genomic sequence ggtgtcgccgaggtgcgagaagggcagcggaCCACGTCGGAGATGGGGCGCCAGTGTGGACGcgtaggcggcgggcggcgagtagttgtatggagggtactgcacgccgacgaaggcgggcgaATGTGTGCGCGTCGCGGGGTGGCCATGggggaaggtcacgtttgggttgaaccccccgtgcgcgtcgccgtcggcgtagccgggcgacAACGATCCCCATGGAGAGCCGACGCCggcgggtggattcatcatccccgcgtggtcggccgatgaggaagatgccgccgcacgcgccgcgttgtcgcgggccttcttggcaatggccctgttccgccggtcgatGGTGACTGCGTCGcgtcgctgaacttccaccctTCACTCGACGCTCGACATgcccggtggcttcgatggcggcgccctcggcttcctctgcttcggctgggccacggtgccagtcgtggttgccgccgcgcgcggcatggcgtacttcttcggcagcatggcggcgactggaaggcgagctggagggggtttggcgggagaaaggaagagaatggcgggaggaaggcgagcgagcgggaaagatgcgagggaaaagcgtcaagaaacggcgggaaaaggccctcgggtcgccgccagggcgggcccacgcgcctttttcgcttgcGCCGGCTCCCCAAACGCCCCCCaaggcgccgggttcggcctgggtccgccggcaccagtttttgcccgagccggcgaaaaacgggcttctgggagCGCGACTGGGCtatttttttggcgccggcgcggcaaaatcgtctggggggggcctgttgggggcgcggctggagatgccctaacagaTCTAATAACCAAACTTACATGGTGATTTGGGCTTTTAACTTTGTTGAGATTGCCCTTTGGCTTAAAATGACACTCATGGCACTTCAtcaatggtactccctccgtttcaaattacttgtCTCAAAAgtgaataaaaatggatgtatctacaactaaaatacgtctagatacatccacttctgtgacaagtaattccgaacggagggagtagttgtggcTTGAAAGAGGAGGAAAATGCTCGCAACCAACCAGGCATGGTGGAGGGTGGTAGTAGAGGTCCAGGAAAGAAAAAGCAAATGGTTGCTAAAAAAACATTTTAAGGCGTTATGGGATGCAAATTTTCTAACAAATACCGGTAGGAAGGATTCGCGCCAATAACCAAAATCTGACACCTACACCCTGCGTTCACTAATGTAGGACATCTTGGCAGTTTAAAACTTTAAATTAAATTGCCAAAACGTCCTACATTAATCAACAGAGGTAGTAGTTCCATGCGCACTAACAAAATGTACTCTGGTATTACGTTTCAAAGTGGCATGACGTATATGTAGTCTCGTAGCTCATAAACCAATATTAGTACAATATTAGTAAAAATGACATTTTCCTATGAACTTTTGTTGGTAGTGGTACTAGTGGCGGACCTAGGACTTCAGTATTTGGGGTGCCAAACATCAATGCATTAattagtacttcctccattccacaatgtattatgtatggattttttttgaaaagtcaaactttataaagtttgaccaagtttatagagaaaatatATTCATATAAATACCAAATACATATCTTTAGATAATCATATGAcatattttcatattgtataaatttGATACTATAGATATGCATAGTTTtctctataaatttgatcaaagttAGTAATGTTTGACTTTCCAGAATATATATATGCACTATATTATAGAACAAAGGACGTACAGAAGTTAGGGAAATTACACTACAGTAGGATACTTGCGGTTAAACATCATTGTAAATCCAACAGATAGTCTAAAAAGGAAGTACATTATTGCAAAATCCCTAAATCGCCACTAGTTGGTACATAGTCTTGTGAAGTGAGCCATTTGACAGTATCCGATGCAAGGAGACGAACGAAAGGGAGAAGGAACCAGGGCAGAGgaagaaaaaggggggagaaaatgGATGAAAAGGAAGAAGGATGAGTGAGAAATGAAGATTGCACGTCGAGGTAGTAACGACCATAGTCAAGAGGTAGATCAATGTCAAAGGGCTAATGAGCTTTCTGTTGGGCATAGCAGAGGACATGATTGGGGTGTAGCTTGGACCTTTGTAAATTGTAATAAAATGCCATCCCATCACATGGGCTTTTCTAGATGGTTGACCGCATGCTTCCTTTGTTTCTTTTATGTCAACGGTCATGCATACCTCTAGGGGCTTATAGGACAAGCCGAAGACTCTAGTTTCCAAGACACGCCGCTCAACTATGGTAGTAGGTGCCCTCACTCATCATCTCTAGTTTCCTGGACTCTAGTTTCCTGGTTTGCTTTGTGGTTCGGGTGATGGCTAGGTTCGGTGTCGTGTCCTTGTTGGAGGCATTGGCCATAACTTTTTTTTGTTGTCTTGGCTTCTTTGTGACTATGGTCGATGGCAAAATGAAGCTTTTATGTGAATCGGGGAGATAAGTGGTGGCTGCCTAGCCCTTATTAGTCACCGGCGGCTGGTGGGCTCATAGGTTGAGCATGTGGGGCATGGTTGGCCCTCCCTTGATCTAAAGCTAGAGGACATGGGTCCTATCTAGTCTCTAGGGATTCTTCGTTTTAATAAAGGCTTGTTGGACGTCAAGGTTGTCCCCTATTTGTGATGATCGATGGTTGGTCCCACAGGTGGGCACCCTTGCCGTGATCACATATCGGGTGCGTAGGGATGTCCCATGAGTCGTGTCCGGTGCCTTCAACTAGTAGTGGAGTGATGTTGGGTTCATTGTTGGTGTGTCGCGCTTTCTTCTATTTGTATTATTCCTTGATCTCTTTtcgtaagggcatctccaaaggaGACCCTTAAAGCTCCGGCATATGTTTGGATTGTGGTGTCCGGATCATTTGTTTCAACTTTTATCATTCAATTGAGACATCGTCGGTCCACGAAGTGGTCCGGACGTCTGTTTCCGGCAAATCCGAGACAAACGCGAGGGAGTTACATCGGTGTTCGGATATCCACTTGATCAACAAAAAGCCATCACGTGGTCCTCATCTCTTTTATCTCTCCGCACATGCATGGTCTCCTACCCTCTCTTTCTCCCACCCGGACAAATAAAGATTAATTTATGAAAAAAGCATTGGATGGCTCTCTCCCGTATCATGTCCGCGAACCACGTCCGGACATAAAAATAGACATGCATATACCGGAGTCATTTGCCGTAAGTCGGTTTCTTCAACAACGCCACTATGTATCATTCATCCGGTTGACTTTGTTTAATTTAAAGTTGACTTGTGAATTTCTATGTAAAGTAACCCCGTGTCTACAAAGGGCCTGTTTGGAGACTCTCCCGCTCCCCAAGTCCGCTCCAGGAGTTGGTGGAGCTGTAGCTAAAAATGGTGGAGTGGGGAAAAGGCAGCTCCACAAATTCTCAGATTTCAGGGAGCTGGAGGACTGCCGAACAGCCCCAAAGTCAAAATGACGAGTAAGAGAGAGAGATAAATGTCCTTGTCAATTAGTAGTATATATTAAActgaaatgaaaagaaaaagaaagaataaacttGAGTGGAATCTTTTGGTGGAGCTAGCGCGTTGGTGATCTCCGCTTCCATGGCGGGGCGGAGGCAGCCGGGCCGGCCCGAGCAGTCCCCCACCCTCGCACGCAACGCGGTTCGGTCTCGTCtcgcagccgagccccgagcggcCCGCGAGCGCGCGTCCCTTTTCTCCTCTTCCCTCCATTTTTTATATATAGAAGCAGCCAAACCCGCAGAACCCCCAGACACACCGACGCCATCGCCATTCCCCACTCTCTGCTCTGCCGCTCCGCCACACCGCCGCAGCGCCCCCACCCACCCCGCGGAAGCGCGTGATGGCGCAGAAGCGGCCGCTGGAGGCCGCCCCGCCGGAGCAGGAGGCGCCGCGGTCCCCGAGGAAGCGGCTGCGCCGGACGGTGCTCGTCATGATGTGGCTGTCAGTATCTCTCCAACCCTCCCCTACCCAGCCGGCTAGCCGTTCGCCTCCTTCTCTCGCTTCCTTCCTTGATTTGAACTCACCGGCCGCGCCTGCCCGCTTCGCcgcagggagaggaggagggcgagcgcGGTCACCGTCGGCCAGATGGCGCAGATGGTTCGCCAGGTGAGGCTCCGCATTTCCAACTTCTTTATTTCTATATCCTATTCCTCCTTACTGTGCGTGCGTTTGGTGCTGTGGCGAGCGATAACTGACGAAGTTTGGTGGGTTTTGAATTGTTTCGGTGCGACAGGCGCAACTGGATATGGCCAAACTGTTTATGCTGCTCATGGTGCTCGTCGCGCGGCTTGGCTCCATGGAGAGGCTTCTCCTCGGGCTCCCCAACCTGCTCCAGAGGATGTTGGAAGAGCAGTTTCATGCTCTTCACAGGTACGTACATAATATTTGTATTTTGCAAGCACATGTGTCTATGCCAGAATTGAGATGTCCGAATATAGGAAATGACACATTTCAGGAAACTTAAGGAGAGTAATAACTGAAGTCCTGGTTTGCTTTCTGGGAACTGCCAATTTTATCCTCTGATAAGAAATAAACAAATAAACAAATAAACAGCCATCGCTATGTCTAATTGGCAAGATTGCTGTTGGCAACATAACAGCTCATATTTTTGGAAACATATAGTACTTGATAAGCATAGCACTATTTCAGGTTCAGGTTATCAAGTTATATTCATGAGTCATGGATTTGTTCTTCCTAAATGTATGGAAATTGTCTCTATGAGTCTATTCATTGAGTATTCCACTTTGGAATGTTGTGGATGTGATGGATCAAATGCATCCTTTGTTTAGTTAATTAATGTTATCTCTTGTTTTGTATCCAACAGATCTTTGATGGTATCCATGCAAGATACGATTCGATCAACTGTACAGACAGAGGTTAGAATCTGGATCTTTATCTGTGTAATAAGTATATTTTGTTTATCTGTACCTGCACTCTATCCTAACTACTTTTGGCTATGTCATGCTATAGGTACAAGGAAGACAAGCAGCTTCACTTCCTAATGGCATTGATGAACCTCCTAGGTATCTGCCATTTTATTTTTTTCGCCCTACATGTTCTTTGATTCATGTCATGATCCTTACTGTCAAACCAAGTATTTTATTTCAACATAATCTGGAAACTTCCTCTTGTCACTGCCTCACTCTCATCTTATTTTAAAAAATATAGGCAGATATCAGATGGTTTTCCTGAAACTGGAGGCATCACTGGAGTCAAGCTGCGCTTTGTCGATGTTGACAGACCAATATATACACTTTTCACTGGATGTTCAGTACAATGGCAGAATGGAGGAAACGCTAAGGTAGCCATATTTGAAAATGATAGGCAAATCATGCAGGGAGACCTTTCTAAATTGCAAATTGAGATTTTAGCAGTCCATGCTGATTTCTTTACTGAGCAAGGGCAAGCGGACTTCACCAAAGAGGAGTTCAACAAGCAGATATATATGCATAAAGGGAAAGAGTTAGTGTTGTCAACTGTTAGTCTAACAAATGGCGAGTCCTCTCTTGGTTCCTTCGTTTTTCCAGAGAGCTCCCATGGGAAAAAGTTAAGATTGACAGCACGAGTGAAAAGGCAGGTTCTTACTACCAGAGTTCAGGAAGCAATCACTGATCCTTTTGTCGTCAAAGACCGCCGAAGTGAATGTGAGTATATTAACTATATTGCATTGGAAAATTTAATACACTGTAATTTGCTCATTCATGGTGGAACCAGGGAGGGCCGAAGAACATTTTATTGTTTTCCATAGTTAGCCGAAGAACAAGCTCGTCCTTTAAGTGGCTGCCAGGCTAAtttaagtttaaaaaaatgttaaacacaTATCATATCTTCCATAAAATTTTATGGCCTTGTGCAGTGACATTATTTCATCTGAAACATATTTGGGATTGGCAGACATTATTTCATCTGAAACATTATATCATAAAAAGCATTATTTCATCTGAAAATATGAAGTCTTAGCACTAAATGTTCTGCTTTTAAAAGGGAATGGCTTGTTGCGTCACAAAATTTCTGTAAATTAATATCTATAGGCATATAATATCCCAAATACACACTGTCAGTCAAAACTGTATGACCTCCTAGGTGCTAGGCAGAGGCTAACCGCCTCGTCTAGCGGTACTTCGAATCTGACAAAACTATACTTAATACTGTGACTTGGATTTGGGATTGCACTTTTCTTTGGTCAATACAGATCTTATTTAGAGTTGACTATTAGGTCGTAGATTAATACTAAGCATGGTAAATCGATTTATTGTTTACCATGTACATTAATCCTTTTCTCAATGCCATTATCATCAGATGCAATGGTAGCCAGAATGAAGCAATTGCATCTTAGCAATCTTATCTTAACACATCCTACAATTTTGTTTACTTTCAGTAAATAAAAAGAGTTATCCTCCGTCTAAAGAAGAAGCGGTACATTGTTTGGAGAAAATTTCTCTAAAGGGAAAACATTGTGCTATCCTTGTTGAGAAAAATATCACTACAGTGAAGCACTTGATGCGTCAGTATCACAGGGATGAATCTGTTCTCCAAAAGGTAAATATAGTCATAATTATACTTCTACAGTCTTCAGCGTTTCAAATTACCTGCAATAGATATTAGTTAATAGTTGATCATTGCTGAAATAAGATATCCAGCATCTCTTAGGAGTTACGACTTTTTTGGATATGCACTGCTAAATGTATTAACATGCACTATAATATCTGGTAGCATTTCATTAACTGATAAGATAACTCTCAATTTGTGGCAATTAGCTTACTGGCATGAAAAAAGGGGATTGGAATACCATGATTAAACATGCCAACACGTCTGTTCCTGGGGATGAGATCTATTCCTATTGGGTTCCAGAGGATAATTGTGAAATCTTATTCAATGATTTCTATGATCTTGTCGGTAAGATGACTGATAACTATGTTCCTTACAGTGTCAACAACGTCAATCAGTTTCCACAGGTATTAAATCTAATACTGTTCTACTTCTATCATAGTTAGCCAGTTGATACTCACTAAAATAATAGTGCTGGCAATTACCTTGAAAAATTCTGTTACAGCATAAAGTGAACAATTGGAAAAAATCCGCGTATAAGAAGTTTGACGAGCGGGAGAGCTCAGGTGGTCTTACCCCTGATTACTTCATGAACGATGGCCGCCCTGTCCGTGCAATGCATCTGAACAATGATGCAGGTCCTTCTGTACAAgctagaacaacatggcaatatcCTAATAGCATGGCCGCACAACATGGTGATTTTTAATTAGTTCCATCGCTGATCTTTGTTGCGGTACATGTTTCTCTAAATTCAACTTATTGCAGAATTTGGTGATCGacgcccattgaatgggttctcacGGGCCGCAGTCCTGTCAAACAATGATGCCGGTCCTTCAAACCAAGAAACACTGCCGTTTTCACAGCCCACTTATGGACAGACTGTGCATCAAGGTCAATATTAAACACCTGCATAATTTTGTATCACACATCCTCCATACTGTAATTGCTGCTTCGTCGCAAGAATTTTTATATTTTATATGCCTTATGAATTCTGGTAGTTTTGGGGATCAACTTGCTGTAGGAACTCCTTACTATCTGGCCCAGGGAAATTTCATAAATGATCAGGGACAGGGATCATTTTCAGCAGAGCCAACTATTCCGTCCCACATTCCTGTACCAGTAAGTTATAAAGTTACATATGGCACAATCAACAATTCCATCCCACAGTTTTTCATTGACAGCCTGAAATGTTTCCTGGATGGTAGGTTCCAGAGGATGACCCAATCACATTCACAGCTGCAAGTCTAACTGGCCAACAGAATGGACACTTCAGCTTCTCGACAACTGTTGCTCCTGTTACTTCTTATCCTGTAGCAGGTGTGCTTGCTACGCCCAGTTTTTCTAATTTATATGCAGTCTTCTAGATCAATAATTCTCAAATCACTTCTCCATTATGCATTGTTGGGTGCTGAAGGTGTCGCTGGGACTTCCTCAGATGGAGTTAGTCTGGGAACCTCGTCAGTTAACAATGTGCAGGCTGACATCTTCAGTGGGTTAAGTCCATTTGAAGTACGTTTTTAAATATATCATGGGAATCATTCTTAAGAACAGAACAAATATCTTCACAAACGATTTTATGGAagtttcttttcttcccttttctaTGTCATGATTACGTTTGTTCTTGCAGTCAGAGGAATTGCTAGAACTACAAGCACATCTGACAGAGCAGGACTTCGTGCAAGCTAACATCGGTATGTGATACTATTTAAGTTACTTCTGTTGTGAGATTACCTCTGTTGACAATTAAGCTCCGACAAAAGTCCTTTCCAGTAAGAATTCTTTCAGACTTCGAAACTAAGATAAGATGATAGCAAATTAGTGTTTATACCTACAGAATAGCTAGACCTTGTATGCATAACTCGTGAGTACCAAATTATTGAAATGCCGGCTCCTTCAAAGTTACAATTAGGGGTGAATCTAAGATCTTCCTTTTGTTCCATGCCATGACAGAGCGTTTGTTTCATTTCAGCAGAACTGCCAAATTCCGACAGCCAATTTTACGGTTATGAACATGATGGCGGCGACCACTGATTAAACCACGAAGCAACTGCAACTGGCCGTCCTCTACCATAGTAAAGTATTCAGTGTGACTAAACATTTGTTGTAGATATGAATAATTTGTAAATAGCAACACATATTTTTTCATGTTGCTCCGTATATGCTAAATTTGTTACCTGTTGCAGTAAACATTTGTCTTGTATTCTTAAAGAACGAATCTTTTACAAAAGAGAGTATCTGGCTtgcaccccgcaaaaaaaagagagtATCTGGCTTGCATTGAATCCTGAGAGCAAATATTCACATTGCTAAACATTGTGTAATCCTGTTAACCCTTTTTTTTTGTAAGTTGAGTTTTTTCCTGGGTATGTCCACACATTTTCAGTCATAGTATGATGTGCATCATGGAAATTGTTCTCAACAATTTGAACATGGTAGTAAAATACTCATAGCAGAAGAGATACTAGACTAGCTACATACGTACTGTTAGACATGCAATACTGACATGTCACGCATGTATAAGTGGCATGTCACGTATTCTCTTTTATATAAACATTAGGAGATATTGTTAGGAGGTTAGAGATATCATTTATTCTCTTTTATCTCTTTATCTCTCTAAACCTCCCTGTAATCTTCTCCTTTCGGTTAGCCCTTTGTGCTGCCGGATCATGTATCAACCTCTCCTATCAATATATATCATGCGGGTCTCCATGTACGGAGATTGAGACGCTTCCATCATTCtccacatggtatacagagcaggCTCTTCCGATTGCATCTAGCTTGTACCTCCTACCTCTCGACAGCCGCCCATCTCCATCGTCCCCAACCTAAGCTTTCCCTTCAGCCCGCCACCCATCCCCTCCCATCATGTCTTCCTCCAACACCGCCATCTCCTCCACCCTCAACTACAACACATCTGAGCCCGGGTCGTCCCCAACCTAAGCTTTCCCTTCAGCCCGCCACCCATTCCCCTCCCATCATGTCTTCCTCCAACACCGCCATCTCCCCCACCCTCAACTACAACACATCTGAGCCGCTTACCCGGACGAACTACGTTCTTTGGAAAGCTCAAGCTCGATCCCAAATACTGGGCGCTAGCCTCTATGGCTACATCGATGGCACCACCGCGGAGCCTTCCAAAATCCTCACCACCAAAGACAAGGATGGCAAGGATCAGGTCATCCCTAACCCTGCCTATGCCACCTCGCTTGTCTAGGATCAACTGATCGTTGCGTATCTCCTACGCAATCTGTCCAAGGAAGTCCTCATCCAAGTTGCCTCGCTTGAGTCCTCTCATGCGATCTGGACTGCCTTGGCCACGATGTTCTCCGTCGTCTCGCTATCCCGCGCCAACAACCTTCGTTCTGCTCTCACCAACGCCCAGAAGGGATCCATGTCAGCCTCCGCCTATTTTGGCCACATGCGCTCCCTCTCCGATGAGCTCACCGCAGCGGGCAAACCCCTTGGAGAAGGGGAGCTCATCTCCTTCATCATCACCGGGCTTGACATGGATTATCAACCTATCATCTCCACGCTAGACATCCGCACCGAGCCCATCACCGTTGACGGCCTCTTCTTCCTCGTGTCAAACTTCGATCAGCGCATGGAGATGTTCCATGGCGATGGTAATGGTGGCTTCAAGTCATCCGCAAACATTGCCTCATGGGGTCGTTCTGGTGGCAGCAACGATGGCTACCGCAAAGGCGGGGGTGGTGGTCCTCGcggtggtggcagcagcggcggcggcgactacaatGCTGCCGGTGGTGGACCTGGCGGTGGCGCTCCTAGTGGCTATCACatggcgggcggaggcggcggctacCAGGGTGGCGGCTATGGCTTCCACCAAAACAACGGGGGCTACCAGGGGTCGGGTTCTGGTGGTGGTGGTCACTATCATCTGAACCAGAACTCCTCTGGTGGCGGCGGCTACAACCGGCACTCCGGCAACAACAATCGGCGCCCCTCCCAAGGGTATGAAGGGTATGAAAATAAATgtcaaatatgcaaaaaaaacaaaCCATATTGCAAAAGACTATGATTGGCGCTACGCCGATGACAAGAATTCCCAGAAAAAGAAAGTTGCAGCTGCAGCCGACGTGTCTTATGGCGTTGACACCAACTGGTACATGGACACGGGTGCCACCAACCACATTACTGGCGAGTTGGACAGGCTGACTATGCAGGAGAAATATTGTGGCCATGATCAAGTCTACACTGTAGCAAACGGTGCAGGTATGGAGATAAGTCATGTTGGTCAATCTTTTATCAAAACCCCACACAAAAATCTTGAAATCAATGACATCCTATATGTTCCAAATGCTTCCAAGACTTTGCTATCTGACCATCGTATTGCTCTTGACAATAATGTgttcttctttttgatcaaggatcaggtcacgaaTAGAGTTCTCCATAGGGGTGTCTATGTTGAAGGCCTCTATGCTTTGCTTCCCAAGTATTGCCAGTACAATAAGAAAGTGTATGGTGCCATCAAGCTTTCTGCTGAAAGGTGGCACAATCGCTTAGGCCATCCCTCTTTTTCTACCGTTCATCAGATTCTTAGTAGAAATAAACTACCAGTTGTTGGTGAGAGGAACTTAGAAACCATTTGTGGTTCATGTCAACGAGCAAAAAGTCATCAGTTGCCATATCCTGTGTCCACTAGTGTATCCACTAAGCCTTTGCAGCTTattttttctgatgtatggggtcctgccccCACCTCTGTCGGCAGACATTCTTATTATGTGAGCTTTATTGATGATTACAGCAAGTATACATGGATATATCTTCTTAAGAAACGTGCTGATGTGTTCCAAGTTTTCTACAATTTTCAAGCTCTCGTTGAACGCAAGTTTGACAACAAAATCATTTCTGTGCAGTCAGATTGGGGGGTGTGAGTATGAGAAACTAAATTCTTTCTTTCAAAAGATAGGTATCTCGCATCACGTCTCTTGCCCACATGCGCACCAACAGAATGGCTCTGCTGAACACAAACATAGGCACATCGTTGAAGTAGGTCTTGCTATCTTAGCTTCTGATTCAATGCCACTAAAATTTTGGGACGAAGCCTTTCTCTCTGCCGTGCATTTCATTAACATGTGGCCTAGTCGCACTATCTCTAATGAAACACCCACTGAACGTCTCCTTCATGTCACACCAGATTACACAACACTTCACGTTTTTTGGTGTGCCTGTTGGCCAAACCTTCGTCCCTATAACACTCGTAAGCTTAGTTTACGGTCTAAGCAATGTGTTTTTCTTGGGTATAGTGCTCAACATAAGGGTGTCAAGTGTTTAGATGTTTCCACCGGACGTGTTTATATCTCACGTGATGTTGTGTTCGATGAAACTCAATTCCTTTTTGCAAAACTCCATCCAAATGCTGGCGCCCTTCTCCGAAAGGAAATCATTCTCCTTCCTCATCTCTCCGACGTTCTGTGTGAGGGTAATGATAATTGTACTGACTCAACTTTGACTAATCCATCTCCTGTTGCACCCGAGTTTTGTATTTCAGCAGAAAACGACGTAGAAAATAATGTATTTGCAGAAACAGAAGAGGACACAAGCGATCCAAGGGAATCCTCATCGGGATCAGCATCCCTGACTTCGTCAAGCCTGACCGCATCCTCCTCGGGATCGCTGCTGGGCTCGGGATCACCGCTGGGCTCGGGCAAGCCGCTCACCAACCCACCGAGCCAGCCCCGCCCTGCCATGTTGCGCCTGCCCATCGAGCCGGTTCCCCCAGGCGAGGCGCGCCAATCAGCTGCAGGGGGCAGCCTGACCAGGCGGTACGCGCCGGTCTCGCAGGTCTACTCCAGGCGGCCCCCTGCGGCTGCATCGGGTGGGTGCGGCGCTGTCCCCGTGGCCGATCTGCCTGGATCCTCTGTGGCCGCGCCTGCTGTTCCTTCCACGACCGCTGCCCCAAAGGATCCCGCGCTGCCAAGCGGCTCCGCGCCCTCGGGATCGCTGGGATCTCACCCGTCGCAGTCTGCGCCTTCGTCAGGATCATCTGCGGCTCCTTCGCTGCTGCCTCGTACACGTCTGCAGGCAGGAGCAATTCAGCTGGTTAATTATAAAACAAAGTATGGTTTAGCTGCTTCCTTTGATTCCACAGGTGAACCTCGTAATGTTGCCGACGCTCTTGCTGATCCCTGGTGGAAGCATGCTATGGATGAGGAGTTTCGTGCTCTGCAGAACAATAAAACTTGGCACCTTGTTCCTTATCAGCCATGTCAAAACATCATTGATTGTAAATGGGTGTATCGCATCAAACGTTGGGCAGACGGCACCATTGATCTCTACAAAGCCAAACTCGTTGCTAAGGGTTTTAAGCAGaggtatggacttgactatgaggacactttCAGTCCTGTTGTTAAAGCTACCACCATTCGTCTTGTCTTGTTTGTTGCTGTGTCCAGAGATTGGAGCCTTTCtcagctagatgtacagaatgcGTTCCTCCATGGTGTTTTGAAAGAGGAAGTTTACATGAAACAGCCTCCTGGGTATGAAGATAAACACAAACCGTTTCACATTTGCAAGCTTGATAAGTCCCTCTATGGTCTCAAGCAAGCCCCTAGAGCATGGTATTCTCGCTTGAGTGCTAAACTGCAAGCCCTTGGTTTTGTTCCTTCCGAGTCAGATACAT encodes the following:
- the LOC123107905 gene encoding calmodulin-binding protein 60 F isoform X2 — protein: MAQKRPLEAAPPEQEAPRSPRKRLRRTVLVMMWLERRRASAVTVGQMAQMVRQAQLDMAKLFMLLMVLVARLGSMERLLLGLPNLLQRMLEEQFHALHRSLMVSMQDTIRSTVQTEVQGRQAASLPNGIDEPPRQISDGFPETGGITGVKLRFVDVDRPIYTLFTGCSVQWQNGGNAKVAIFENDRQIMQGDLSKLQIEILAVHADFFTEQGQADFTKEEFNKQIYMHKGKELVLSTVSLTNGESSLGSFVFPESSHGKKLRLTARVKRQVLTTRVQEAITDPFVVKDRRSELNKKSYPPSKEEAVHCLEKISLKGKHCAILVEKNITTVKHLMRQYHRDESVLQKLTGMKKGDWNTMIKHANTSVPGDEIYSYWVPEDNCEILFNDFYDLVGKMTDNYVPYSVNNVNQFPQHKVNNWKKSAYKKFDERESSGGLTPDYFMNDGRPVRAMHLNNDAGPSVQARTTWQYPNSMAAQHEFGDRRPLNGFSRAAVLSNNDAGPSNQETLPFSQPTYGQTVHQGTPYYLAQGNFINDQGQGSFSAEPTIPSHIPVPVPEDDPITFTAASLTGQQNGHFSFSTTVAPVTSYPVAGVAGTSSDGVSLGTSSVNNVQADIFSGLSPFESEELLELQAHLTEQDFVQANIELPNSDSQFYGYEHDGGDH
- the LOC123107905 gene encoding calmodulin-binding protein 60 F isoform X1, with amino-acid sequence MAQKRPLEAAPPEQEAPRSPRKRLRRTVLVMMWLERRRASAVTVGQMAQMVRQAQLDMAKLFMLLMVLVARLGSMERLLLGLPNLLQRMLEEQFHALHRSLMVSMQDTIRSTVQTEVQGRQAASLPNGIDEPPRQISDGFPETGGITGVKLRFVDVDRPIYTLFTGCSVQWQNGGNAKVAIFENDRQIMQGDLSKLQIEILAVHADFFTEQGQADFTKEEFNKQIYMHKGKELVLSTVSLTNGESSLGSFVFPESSHGKKLRLTARVKRQVLTTRVQEAITDPFVVKDRRSELNKKSYPPSKEEAVHCLEKISLKGKHCAILVEKNITTVKHLMRQYHRDESVLQKLTGMKKGDWNTMIKHANTSVPGDEIYSYWVPEDNCEILFNDFYDLVGKMTDNYVPYSVNNVNQFPQHKVNNWKKSAYKKFDERESSGGLTPDYFMNDGRPVRAMHLNNDAGPSVQARTTWQYPNSMAAQHEFGDRRPLNGFSRAAVLSNNDAGPSNQETLPFSQPTYGQTVHQGTPYYLAQGNFINDQGQGSFSAEPTIPSHIPVPVPEDDPITFTAASLTGQQNGHFSFSTTVAPVTSYPVAGVAGTSSDGVSLGTSSVNNVQADIFSGLSPFESEELLELQAHLTEQDFVQANIAELPNSDSQFYGYEHDGGDH